CCGGTGGCCGCTGAGGCGCACGACGCCGTCGGGCGCCAGGTCCGCGCAGTCGGCGGCGACCGCGTCCAGCAGGGCGGTGCGGCCCGAACCGGCGGGGCCGGTGAGCCGCACCGAGCGGCCGCGCGCGAGCAGGCGCACCAGCCGCTCGCGCTCCTCCCGCCGTTCCAGCAGGAGCGGTTGCGGTGCCGGCGGGCCCGGCGGGACGGGCGGCGCGGCGTCGCGTTCGCGTGCGGCGCGCTCGGCGGCGGTACGGCGCACGGGCGCGTCGGGGTGTTCACCGGGCGGGCAGGGTTCGATCTCGCTGCCGTCGACCGGGTTGACGGTGAGCAGGAACTCGCCCGCGGTCAGCCGCACCGCACGGGCCCGCTGCGGTGGCTGGTGGGCGAAGTCGGGTGTCAGCGGGTCGCGGGGCGGCCGCCGGCGGGCGGCGTCGTCCGCCGGACCTCCGTACGGATGATCTTCCGGTTCCCGGTTGGTCGGGTCCATTCTCAAGTCCCCCAGACGCCTGGCGCGGTTGTCCCTCCCGGCCTCGTACGCCTTGCAGTCGATCCCGGTCCGGTGTCCGCCGGGCGGGTCGTCGAAGGCGGACGGGCGAACCTTAAACCTTTGTACGGTACCGCCGCACCGGCGGGGTGCCGCGCCGCCCAGGACGTCATGGTCTCGTGGGGATTGCGCGTACGGTCCCGGTCCGGCCCTCACCGGCCTGCGCGGCCCCGGCCGCGCGGCCCCTCACCGCCGTGCTCAGACGCGCGGCAGGAAGTCCGCGGCGATCCCGCCCTCGATGGCGAGGATGCGGTGGAGCCGGGTGGCCACCAGCAGGCGCTGCATCTGCGGCGGCACGCCGCGCAGCACCAGCCGCCGTCCCGCCCGGCCCGCTCTGCGGTGCGCGCCCATGATGACGCCGAGTCCGGTGGCGTCCCAGGAGTCGAGCCCGGTCAGATCGAGCACGAGGTCGCCGGCTCCGTCGTCGACGGCCGAGTGCAGGACCGTACGGGCGTCCGCCGCGCTTCGGACGTCGAGGCGGCCCCCGACGACCAGCTCGGCGTGGTCGCCCCTGATGTGCATATGCGCTCCCCGGAGATACTCCGTGACGAATTCGGTCGGTCCCCCGCTGTCTCTGCCACAACTGACGGCCATGGCGACAGGGAAGTTGCCGTCTGTAAGCGAACCGATATCGAATTCACCCTGAGGGGTGATAGAGGTTCGCCTGGAACAGGAGGTCCTGGTACCGGAGAAGGCACCGGACCCCGGGCCCCCGGGCCTGACAGACGGCGTTCAGGCATCCGGGGGCCCGGAAACGATCAGTAGGTGTAGAAGCCCTGCCCGCTCTTGCGGCCGATGTCACCCGCGTCGACCAACCGGCGCATCAGCTCCGGGGCCGCGAACTTCTCGTCCTGCGACTCGGTGTAGATGTTGCCGGTCGCGTGCAGCAGGATGTCGACCCCGGTGAGGTCGGCCGTGGCCAGCGGGCCCATGGCGTGGCCGAAGCCCAGCTTGCAGGCGGTGTCGATGTCCTCGGCCGAGGCGACGCCCGACTCGTAGAGCTTGGCGGCCTCGACGACGAGCGCCGAGATCAGCCGGGTGGTGACAAAGCCCGCGACGTCGCGGTTGACGACGATGCAGGTCTTGCCGACCGATTCGGCGAACTCCCGTGCGGTGGCGAGGGTTTCGTCGCTGGTCTTGTAGCCGCGCACGAGTTCGCAGAGCTGCATCATGGGCACCGGCGAGAAGAAGTGCACACCGACGACGCGCTCCGGGCGCTCCGTCACTGCCGCGATCTTGGTGATCGGGATGGCGGAGGTGTTGGAGGCGAGGACGGTGTCGTCCCGCACGATCCCGTCCAGCGTGCGGAAGATCTC
This DNA window, taken from Streptomyces nitrosporeus, encodes the following:
- a CDS encoding 3-hydroxyacyl-CoA dehydrogenase family protein, whose translation is MARKLAVIGAGLMGSGIAQVSAQAGWDVVLRDVTDEALTRGRNGIEASYGKFVAKGKLAGADAEAALARITTTTDLDAVADADVVVEAVFEKLEVKHEIFRTLDGIVRDDTVLASNTSAIPITKIAAVTERPERVVGVHFFSPVPMMQLCELVRGYKTSDETLATAREFAESVGKTCIVVNRDVAGFVTTRLISALVVEAAKLYESGVASAEDIDTACKLGFGHAMGPLATADLTGVDILLHATGNIYTESQDEKFAAPELMRRLVDAGDIGRKSGQGFYTY
- a CDS encoding STAS domain-containing protein is translated as MHIRGDHAELVVGGRLDVRSAADARTVLHSAVDDGAGDLVLDLTGLDSWDATGLGVIMGAHRRAGRAGRRLVLRGVPPQMQRLLVATRLHRILAIEGGIAADFLPRV